One stretch of Verrucomicrobiota bacterium DNA includes these proteins:
- a CDS encoding general secretion pathway protein GspK, whose product MSHRVAAHRRVARRFESASPSTRPFRANLEAGNRDSTKPTRARTVRAPDSPAMKSLHLRRESRGVALVIVLLVVTVLILLAGGFALSMKVETTLARHATHDADFEWLGRSGVELARYVIGQQLNVTSEPFDSLNQLWAGGQNITNELFQGITLDDVRLGPGTFSVKIVDLERKVNINTADETVLRLALGLVGLDAGTIPGVADSILDWIDVDEFPRSSGAESEYYLGLTPAYSSKNGPLDMLSELLLVRGVTPDMLYGSAAIRPPPPVSTTSRELTMRNKLAPVYTNALADMFTPLSARFVNLNTASPLVLHLASGVEMSLAESIVRYRAGPDAVEGTSDDIPFRRVAELMNVPGLGRQAVSNAGRVFSVRSATFQVKVTVKIGGDQRELVSILLRNNAPGDVRVLLQVWN is encoded by the coding sequence ATGTCCCACAGGGTGGCGGCACACCGCCGGGTGGCGCGCCGGTTCGAATCGGCGTCACCATCAACACGACCGTTCCGGGCCAACCTGGAGGCGGGAAACCGTGACTCCACCAAGCCAACCCGGGCTCGCACCGTCCGCGCCCCCGATTCGCCGGCCATGAAATCGTTGCATTTAAGGCGAGAATCGCGGGGCGTCGCGTTAGTGATCGTCCTGCTCGTGGTCACAGTGCTGATCTTGCTGGCTGGAGGATTTGCGCTTTCCATGAAGGTAGAGACGACCCTGGCTCGACATGCGACTCATGACGCGGATTTCGAGTGGCTCGGACGGTCCGGGGTCGAACTCGCCCGATACGTCATTGGCCAGCAACTCAACGTAACGAGCGAGCCATTCGATTCGCTGAACCAGCTTTGGGCGGGGGGGCAAAACATCACCAACGAGCTATTTCAAGGCATCACGCTCGATGATGTGCGGCTCGGTCCCGGGACTTTCTCGGTGAAGATCGTTGACCTCGAGCGAAAGGTGAACATCAACACCGCCGACGAAACGGTGCTCCGGCTCGCGCTCGGCCTCGTGGGGCTCGACGCGGGGACAATTCCTGGTGTCGCAGATTCGATTTTGGATTGGATTGATGTTGACGAATTCCCGCGATCAAGCGGCGCGGAAAGCGAATACTATCTTGGCTTGACCCCTGCCTACAGTTCCAAAAATGGTCCACTGGACATGCTTTCGGAACTGCTACTCGTGCGAGGAGTGACACCGGACATGCTTTATGGTTCGGCTGCAATTCGCCCACCACCGCCCGTGTCGACGACCAGCCGGGAGCTGACGATGCGGAATAAGCTCGCGCCCGTATACACGAATGCCTTGGCCGACATGTTTACTCCGCTGTCTGCGAGATTCGTAAATCTGAACACTGCATCCCCACTGGTGCTTCATCTCGCATCGGGCGTCGAAATGAGTCTCGCAGAGTCAATCGTGCGGTATCGCGCCGGGCCCGACGCGGTTGAGGGAACCAGCGACGACATTCCGTTTAGGCGTGTCGCCGAGTTGATGAATGTCCCCGGACTAGGCCGGCAAGCTGTATCGAATGCGGGCCGAGTGTTTTCCGTTAGAAGCGCGACATTTCAGGTCAAAGTCACAGTGAAAATCGGCGGCGACCAACGAGAACTCGTTTCAATACTGCTTCGGAACAATGCCCCGGGTGACGTTCGCGTGCTGCTTCAGGTCTGGAACTGA
- a CDS encoding prepilin-type N-terminal cleavage/methylation domain-containing protein, producing MRARRTNTGAFTLVEVLLAIAILALIMTAIYASWTSILRGSKAGLDAAAQVQRERVARQTVETALSASLLFQENVRYYAFLADTTDERFAMLSFVAKLPDSFPGSGLFLNEPVRRVTFGVEPSGNGGGVLTLRQHSILATTNVADDAFRITLASNVLAFGLEFWETNLNDFSSEWIASNSLPKLVRVTIGFGDASSGAAGHLVSSVVSLAAHAVPREVQIPNVPQGGGTPPGGAPVRIGVTINTTVPGQPGGGKP from the coding sequence ATGAGAGCGCGTCGAACCAACACAGGGGCGTTCACGCTGGTGGAGGTGTTGCTTGCGATTGCAATCCTCGCGCTCATCATGACGGCGATCTACGCGAGTTGGACGTCGATTCTGCGCGGGTCGAAGGCAGGCCTTGACGCCGCGGCGCAGGTCCAACGCGAGCGCGTTGCGCGGCAGACGGTTGAAACGGCGCTTTCGGCATCGTTGTTGTTCCAGGAGAACGTGCGCTATTACGCATTTCTCGCGGACACGACAGACGAACGGTTCGCGATGTTGAGCTTCGTGGCGAAGTTGCCGGACTCCTTCCCCGGCAGCGGCCTTTTCCTCAACGAACCAGTGCGGCGTGTAACGTTCGGAGTCGAGCCATCCGGCAACGGCGGTGGTGTGCTGACATTGCGACAGCACTCCATCCTTGCGACGACCAATGTCGCTGACGACGCCTTCCGGATTACGCTTGCGAGCAACGTGCTGGCCTTCGGGCTCGAGTTTTGGGAGACGAATCTCAACGACTTTTCTAGTGAGTGGATCGCGAGCAACAGCCTCCCGAAGCTCGTGCGCGTGACGATTGGCTTTGGTGACGCCAGCAGCGGAGCCGCCGGGCATCTCGTTTCCAGCGTCGTGTCTCTCGCGGCGCACGCAGTGCCCCGAGAAGTGCAGATTCCTAATGTCCCACAGGGTGGCGGCACACCGCCGGGTGGCGCGCCGGTTCGAATCGGCGTCACCATCAACACGACCGTTCCGGGCCAACCTGGAGGCGGGAAACCGTGA